Proteins found in one Nitrospirota bacterium genomic segment:
- a CDS encoding CPBP family intramembrane glutamic endopeptidase, whose product MAGPSSLPVESERERWAGLALFPILATLLYYLLPGHLQQRPAAQFIPQILAYAGLAAWAIRNTDVVARLGLAPSRFPEGMRWGLATGLVLGPINVSVILWLVPALGGDIQFLRETPHARMPTAVMLPWLIVAIAALVEVNFRGFLLGRLTALFRSAFPGRVGPVLAVAGSALAFSFDPFMVATFTHLHWIAVWDGLVWGVIRLRLGNLWATIAAHAVEVTVMYATLKVVLS is encoded by the coding sequence ATGGCCGGTCCGTCTTCCCTGCCGGTCGAGTCGGAGCGGGAGCGATGGGCCGGCCTCGCGTTGTTTCCGATCCTGGCTACCCTCCTCTACTACCTCCTGCCCGGCCACCTGCAACAGCGGCCGGCCGCCCAGTTCATACCCCAGATCCTGGCCTACGCCGGACTGGCCGCCTGGGCCATCAGGAACACCGACGTCGTCGCTCGCCTCGGGCTGGCCCCTTCCCGATTCCCCGAAGGGATGCGCTGGGGGCTGGCCACCGGACTGGTGCTGGGCCCGATCAACGTGTCGGTCATCCTCTGGCTCGTTCCTGCACTCGGGGGCGACATCCAGTTCCTCCGCGAGACCCCGCACGCCCGCATGCCGACGGCGGTCATGCTGCCCTGGCTCATCGTCGCGATCGCGGCCTTGGTCGAAGTGAACTTCCGCGGCTTCCTGCTGGGACGGCTCACGGCCCTCTTCCGGTCGGCATTCCCGGGGAGGGTCGGGCCGGTCCTGGCGGTCGCCGGCTCCGCCCTGGCCTTCTCCTTCGATCCCTTCATGGTCGCCACCTTCACGCATCTGCACTGGATCGCCGTCTGGGACGGGCTGGTCTGGGGGGTGATCCGGCTGCGCCTTGGCAACCTGTGGGCCACGATCGCGGCCCACGCGGTGGAGGTCACCGTCATGTATGCGACCCTCAAAGTGGTCCTCTCGTAG